In Microbacterium maritypicum, the following are encoded in one genomic region:
- a CDS encoding Re/Si-specific NAD(P)(+) transhydrogenase subunit alpha: MAVIGIVREPAGEARVSATPATIASLGKLGHTVRVERGAGAAASYPDAEYEAAGAALVERAEAWGSEIVLAITAPGPDEIALLADGATLIALLSPALRPDLVESLAQRGITAVALDAVPRISRAQSMDVLSSMANIAGYRAVVEAAHEFGRFFTGQVTAAGKVPPAKVLVAGAGVAGLAAIGAASSLGAIVRATDPRPEVADQVTSIGGTYLPVDVAVAASTDGYAKATSADYDRRAAEIYTEQAADVDIIITTALIPGRAAPRLITASDVAQMKPGSVIVDMAAGQGGNVEGAVAGERVVTDNGVVILGYTDLASRLAAQASQLYGTNLANLVALLTPAKDGRLVIDFEDVVQRSVTVVRDGEVTWPPPAVQVAAAPAAKAAAAPVEVAPPKKVSTARRVGLIVVGIAALFVVNAFAPAPLPQHFTVLVLSVVIGFFVIGKVHHALHTPLMSVTNAISGVIVVGAMLQITSPLPIVQVLAAIAVLLASINIFGGFAVTRRMLAMFTLGNSAKGGRK; encoded by the coding sequence GTGGCAGTCATCGGCATCGTGCGGGAGCCTGCGGGCGAAGCGCGGGTCTCGGCCACCCCGGCGACGATCGCGTCGCTCGGGAAGCTGGGCCACACGGTCAGAGTGGAACGGGGAGCGGGCGCTGCGGCCTCGTACCCCGACGCCGAGTATGAGGCGGCCGGAGCCGCACTCGTCGAGCGCGCAGAGGCATGGGGCAGCGAGATCGTGCTCGCCATCACAGCGCCCGGCCCCGACGAGATCGCCCTCCTGGCCGACGGCGCGACCCTCATCGCGCTGCTGTCACCCGCCCTCCGCCCCGACCTGGTCGAGTCTCTCGCCCAGCGCGGGATCACGGCCGTCGCGCTCGACGCCGTACCCCGCATCTCGCGCGCGCAGTCGATGGACGTGCTGAGCTCGATGGCGAACATCGCCGGGTATCGGGCCGTCGTCGAGGCCGCCCACGAGTTCGGGCGCTTCTTCACAGGACAGGTGACCGCCGCGGGCAAGGTGCCGCCGGCGAAGGTGCTGGTGGCGGGAGCCGGCGTCGCCGGACTCGCGGCCATCGGTGCCGCGTCGAGCCTCGGTGCGATCGTCCGTGCCACCGATCCGCGCCCCGAGGTCGCCGACCAGGTCACGTCGATCGGCGGCACGTATCTTCCGGTCGACGTCGCGGTCGCCGCCTCCACCGACGGCTACGCGAAGGCGACGAGTGCGGACTACGACCGGCGAGCAGCCGAGATCTACACCGAGCAGGCCGCCGACGTCGACATCATCATCACGACCGCGCTCATCCCCGGGCGCGCGGCGCCTCGCCTGATCACGGCATCCGATGTCGCGCAGATGAAGCCGGGCAGCGTGATCGTCGACATGGCGGCGGGTCAGGGCGGCAACGTCGAGGGCGCGGTCGCCGGCGAGCGCGTCGTCACGGACAACGGCGTGGTCATCCTCGGCTACACCGACCTGGCCTCGCGCCTGGCCGCCCAGGCCTCGCAGCTCTACGGCACGAACCTCGCCAACCTCGTCGCGCTGCTGACCCCCGCGAAGGACGGCCGGCTGGTGATCGACTTCGAAGACGTGGTGCAGCGCTCGGTCACGGTCGTGCGCGACGGCGAGGTCACCTGGCCGCCGCCCGCCGTGCAGGTCGCAGCCGCCCCCGCGGCTAAGGCCGCGGCGGCGCCGGTCGAGGTCGCGCCGCCGAAGAAGGTGTCGACCGCGCGCCGCGTCGGCCTGATCGTGGTCGGCATCGCCGCGCTGTTCGTCGTGAACGCGTTCGCTCCGGCTCCGCTCCCGCAGCACTTCACGGTGCTCGTGCTGTCGGTCGTGATCGGCTTCTTCGTGATCGGCAAGGTGCACCACGCACTGCACACCCCGCTCATGTCGGTGACCAACGCCATCTCCGGCGTCATCGTGGTCGGCGCGATGCTGCAGATCACCTCGCCGCTGCCGATCGTGCAGGTGCTCGCCGCGATCGCCGTGCTGCTGGCGTCGATCAACATCTTCGGAGGGTTCGCGGTCACCCGACGGATGCTCGCGATGTTCACACTCGGGAACTCGGCGAAGGGCGGCCGGAAGTGA